A stretch of Streptococcus sp. oral taxon 061 DNA encodes these proteins:
- the obgE gene encoding GTPase ObgE gives MSMFLDTAKIKVKAGNGGDGMVAFRREKYVPNGGPWGGDGGRGGNVVFVVDEGLRTLMDFRYNRHFKAQSGEKGMTKGMHGRGAEDLIVRVPQGTTVRDAETGKVITDLIENGQEFIVAHGGRGGRGNIRFATPKNPAPEISENGEPGQERELQLELKILADVGLVGFPSVGKSTLLSVITSAKPKIGAYHFTTIVPNLGMVRTQSGESFAVADLPGLIEGASQGVGLGTQFLRHIERTRVILHIIDMSASEGRDPYEDYLAINKELESYNLRLMERPQIIVANKMDMPESQENLEEFKKKLAANYDEFEELPPIFPISGLTKQGLAPLLDATAELLDKTPEFPIYDESEMEEEAYYGFDEEEKPFEIGRDDDATWVLSGEKLMKLFNMTNFDRDESVMKFARQLRGMGVDEALRARGAKDGDLVRIGKFEFEFVD, from the coding sequence ATGAGTATGTTTTTAGATACAGCCAAGATTAAAGTAAAGGCTGGTAATGGTGGCGATGGCATGGTTGCTTTTCGTCGTGAAAAATACGTCCCTAATGGTGGACCATGGGGCGGTGATGGAGGACGTGGTGGTAACGTTGTTTTCGTTGTAGACGAAGGTTTACGTACCCTTATGGACTTCCGTTACAATCGTCATTTCAAAGCCCAATCTGGCGAGAAGGGAATGACCAAAGGGATGCACGGTAGAGGGGCAGAAGACTTAATTGTCCGTGTACCTCAAGGGACAACTGTGCGTGATGCCGAGACTGGAAAAGTCATCACCGATTTGATTGAGAATGGTCAAGAGTTTATTGTAGCTCATGGTGGACGTGGTGGACGTGGAAATATCCGTTTTGCAACACCAAAAAATCCTGCACCAGAAATCTCAGAAAATGGAGAACCAGGTCAGGAACGTGAATTACAGTTAGAACTTAAAATTCTTGCGGATGTTGGCCTAGTTGGCTTCCCATCTGTCGGTAAATCAACACTCCTTAGCGTGATTACCTCTGCTAAGCCAAAAATTGGTGCCTACCACTTTACGACAATTGTTCCAAATCTTGGTATGGTTCGTACCCAGTCCGGTGAATCCTTTGCCGTTGCAGACCTTCCTGGATTGATTGAAGGTGCTAGCCAAGGTGTTGGACTAGGAACTCAGTTCTTGCGCCATATCGAGCGTACTCGTGTTATCCTGCATATCATTGATATGTCAGCTAGCGAAGGACGTGATCCTTATGAGGACTATCTAGCAATCAATAAGGAACTTGAATCTTACAATCTTCGTCTGATGGAGCGTCCACAGATTATTGTTGCCAATAAAATGGATATGCCTGAGAGTCAAGAAAACCTTGAAGAATTCAAGAAAAAATTGGCTGCTAATTATGATGAATTTGAAGAATTACCGCCAATCTTCCCAATTTCAGGTTTGACCAAGCAAGGTCTTGCACCTCTATTAGATGCAACGGCAGAACTTCTTGATAAGACGCCAGAATTTCCAATTTACGACGAATCAGAAATGGAAGAAGAGGCTTACTATGGCTTCGATGAAGAAGAAAAACCATTTGAGATTGGTCGTGACGATGATGCAACATGGGTTCTTTCAGGTGAAAAACTCATGAAACTCTTTAATATGACTAACTTTGACCGTGATGAGTCTGTCATGAAGTTTGCTCGTCAGTTGCGTGGTATGGGTGTTGATGAAGCTCTTCGTGCTCGTGGTGCTAAGGACGGCGACCTTGTCCGTATTGGAAAATTTGAGTTTGAATTTGTAGACTAG
- a CDS encoding DUF4044 domain-containing protein translates to MAFGDNGKRKKTFFEKLTMFVVLVMLFVTLAGIFATAIGVFSRF, encoded by the coding sequence ATGGCATTCGGTGATAATGGTAAACGTAAAAAAACATTCTTTGAAAAACTTACAATGTTTGTAGTATTAGTAATGTTATTTGTAACATTGGCAGGTATCTTTGCTACTGCTATTGGTGTATTTAGCAGATTCTAA
- a CDS encoding PspC domain-containing protein: protein MKKKFMRSGRDQKIGGVCAGLANYFDIDPTIVRVIWGVLAFCYGAGLIAYLILWAIAPVSDEY from the coding sequence ATGAAAAAGAAATTTATGAGAAGTGGTAGAGATCAAAAAATCGGTGGTGTATGCGCTGGTTTAGCTAATTATTTTGATATCGACCCTACAATCGTACGTGTTATTTGGGGAGTTTTAGCTTTCTGTTATGGTGCTGGACTTATTGCTTACTTAATCTTGTGGGCAATCGCTCCTGTATCAGATGAATATTAA
- a CDS encoding glycosyltransferase family 4 protein, protein MRIGLFTDTYFPQVSGVATSIRTLKTELEKQGHAVFIFTTTDKDVNRYEDWQIIRIPSVPFFAFKDRRFAYRGFTKALEIAKQYKLDIIHTQTEFSLGLLGIWIARELKIPVIHTYHTQYEDYVHYIAKGMLIRPGMVKYLVRGFLHDVDGVICPSEIVRDLLSDYKVKVEKRVIPTGIELAKFERPEIGPEHISDLRDKLGIQQDEKMLLSLSRVSYEKNIQAVLAALPDVLKEEPNVKLVVAGDGPYLDNLKEQAEDLKIQDSVIFTGMIPPNETALFYKAADFFISASTSETQGLTYLESLASKTPVIAHGNPYLDNLISDKMFGTLYYEERDLAGAILEALLVTPSMDEKHLAEKLYEISAENFARRVHEFYLDVIISNNFAKEIGADEPVTKRILKTVFYIPQQAVTMPVKGSKRMLKASRKQLRNLRKYIND, encoded by the coding sequence ATGCGAATTGGATTATTTACAGATACTTATTTCCCACAGGTCTCGGGTGTTGCGACCAGTATTCGAACCTTAAAAACTGAGCTTGAAAAGCAAGGGCATGCAGTCTTTATCTTTACGACAACTGATAAGGATGTTAATCGCTATGAAGACTGGCAAATTATCCGTATTCCAAGTGTTCCTTTCTTTGCTTTTAAAGACCGTCGTTTCGCTTACCGTGGATTTACCAAAGCTCTTGAGATTGCGAAACAATACAAACTCGATATTATTCATACCCAGACTGAGTTTTCTCTTGGTTTATTGGGAATTTGGATTGCACGAGAATTGAAAATCCCAGTCATTCATACGTATCATACCCAGTACGAGGATTATGTTCACTATATTGCTAAGGGGATGTTGATTCGTCCAGGTATGGTCAAGTATCTTGTGAGAGGATTTCTTCATGACGTTGATGGGGTCATTTGTCCAAGTGAAATTGTGCGCGACCTTTTATCTGACTATAAGGTAAAAGTTGAAAAGCGTGTCATTCCTACTGGAATTGAACTTGCCAAATTTGAACGCCCTGAGATTGGTCCCGAACACATTAGTGACTTACGGGATAAACTAGGGATTCAACAAGATGAAAAGATGCTTCTAAGTCTTTCTCGTGTTTCGTACGAGAAGAACATTCAAGCAGTTCTAGCAGCTTTACCAGATGTCCTAAAAGAAGAACCAAATGTTAAACTGGTTGTAGCTGGAGATGGACCTTATTTAGACAACCTTAAGGAGCAAGCAGAAGATTTAAAAATTCAAGATTCTGTTATCTTTACAGGTATGATTCCGCCAAATGAGACGGCACTCTTTTATAAGGCAGCTGATTTCTTCATATCGGCTTCTACAAGTGAGACTCAGGGATTAACTTATCTAGAAAGTTTAGCTAGTAAGACACCTGTTATTGCCCATGGTAATCCTTATTTGGATAATCTCATCAGTGATAAAATGTTCGGAACCCTTTATTATGAGGAAAGGGACTTGGCAGGAGCGATTCTTGAAGCCTTACTTGTTACACCGTCAATGGATGAAAAACACTTGGCTGAAAAATTATATGAAATTTCTGCTGAGAATTTTGCTAGAAGAGTCCATGAATTTTATCTAGACGTTATTATTTCAAATAATTTTGCTAAAGAAATAGGGGCTGACGAACCTGTTACAAAACGTATTTTAAAGACAGTTTTCTATATCCCGCAACAGGCTGTTACTATGCCAGTTAAAGGTTCGAAGCGTATGCTTAAGGCATCTAGAAAACAATTAAGAAATTTAAGAAAATATATAAATGATTAA
- a CDS encoding glycosyltransferase family 4 protein, giving the protein MDSMEKEKLRINMLSSSEKVAGQGVSGAYRELVQLLKRDAKDQLIVTENLPVEADVTHFHTIDLPYYLSTFQKKRSGRRIGYVHFLPDTLEGSLKIPFFLKGIVKRYVFSFYDRMEHLVVVNPTFIEDLVAAGIPREKVTYIPNFVNKEKWHSLPEEEVRKLRSDMGLNENQFVVVGAGQVQKRKGIDDFITLAEELPDITFIWAGGFSFGGITDGYERYKKIMDNPPENLIFPGIVEPERMRELYALADLFLLPSYNELFPMTILEAASCEAPIMLRDLDLYKVILEGNYRPTTDVEEMKEAILEYRAHPEALKELKERAKAISKEYSEEHLLEIWLKFYREQAALGKK; this is encoded by the coding sequence ATGGATAGTATGGAAAAAGAGAAATTGCGCATCAATATGCTAAGTTCAAGTGAAAAGGTAGCAGGACAAGGTGTATCTGGAGCTTACCGTGAACTTGTGCAACTTTTGAAACGTGATGCGAAAGACCAACTAATAGTAACGGAGAATCTTCCTGTAGAAGCTGATGTTACTCATTTTCATACAATCGACCTTCCTTATTATTTGTCAACATTCCAAAAGAAGCGTTCTGGTCGTAGAATTGGTTATGTCCACTTCTTACCTGATACCTTGGAGGGCAGTTTGAAGATTCCATTCTTTCTAAAAGGAATTGTGAAGCGCTACGTATTTTCTTTTTATGACCGTATGGAACATTTAGTTGTGGTTAATCCTACTTTTATCGAAGATTTGGTTGCAGCTGGTATTCCTCGTGAAAAGGTGACCTACATCCCTAACTTTGTTAACAAAGAAAAATGGCATTCACTTCCTGAAGAAGAAGTAAGGAAACTTCGAAGTGACATGGGATTGAACGAAAATCAATTTGTAGTAGTAGGGGCTGGGCAGGTTCAAAAGCGTAAAGGGATTGATGATTTCATTACACTTGCTGAGGAACTACCGGATATCACCTTTATTTGGGCTGGAGGCTTCTCTTTTGGTGGGATTACAGATGGTTATGAACGCTATAAAAAAATCATGGATAATCCTCCAGAGAATCTGATTTTCCCTGGAATTGTTGAGCCAGAACGGATGAGAGAGCTGTATGCTTTGGCAGATTTGTTCTTACTTCCTAGCTATAATGAGCTCTTTCCGATGACTATTCTAGAAGCTGCGAGTTGTGAAGCTCCCATTATGCTTCGGGACTTAGATCTTTATAAGGTGATTCTAGAAGGAAATTACAGACCAACCACCGATGTGGAAGAGATGAAAGAAGCCATTTTGGAATACAGAGCGCATCCAGAAGCACTAAAAGAATTAAAAGAGAGGGCTAAGGCTATTTCAAAAGAATACTCAGAAGAGCATCTTTTAGAAATCTGGCTAAAATTCTATCGGGAGCAAGCAGCTTTAGGAAAAAAATGA
- a CDS encoding metal-sulfur cluster assembly factor yields MAYTEEQIENIKTRILTALEEVIDPELGIDIVNLGLIYEIRFDGDTGDTEIDMTLTTMGCPLADLLTDQIYDAMTDVPEVTNVEVKLVWYPAWTVEKMSRYARIALGIK; encoded by the coding sequence ATGGCTTACACAGAAGAGCAAATTGAAAACATCAAAACTCGTATTTTGACGGCTCTAGAAGAGGTTATCGACCCAGAATTAGGAATTGATATCGTCAACTTAGGTTTAATTTATGAGATTCGATTTGATGGTGATACCGGTGATACTGAGATTGATATGACCTTGACGACTATGGGTTGTCCTTTGGCCGACCTCTTGACTGATCAAATCTATGATGCTATGACAGATGTGCCAGAGGTTACTAACGTTGAAGTAAAATTAGTTTGGTATCCAGCTTGGACGGTTGAAAAAATGAGTCGCTATGCACGTATCGCTTTAGGAATTAAGTAG
- the rpoD gene encoding RNA polymerase sigma factor RpoD, with protein MAKKQKEVTTFDVQVAEFIRNHKKTGTATDDEINNDLVIPFALDVEGIENLLQRIQDAGIAITDNEGNPSERVLSTEEEPELSDEDLIGSTSAKVNDPVRMYLKEIGVVPLLTNEEEKELALAVEAGDVEAKQRLAEANLRLVVSIAKRYVGRGMQFLDLIQEGNMGLMKAVDKFDYSKGFKFSTYATWWIRQAITRAIADQARTIRIPVHMVETINKLVREQRNLLQELGQDPTPEQIAERMDMTPDKVREILKIAQEPVSLETPIGEEDDSHLGDFIEDEVIENPVDYTTRIVLREQLDEVLDTLTDREENVLRLRFGLDDGKMRTLEDVGKVFNVTRERIRQIEAKALRKLRQPSRSKPLRDFIED; from the coding sequence ATGGCAAAAAAACAAAAAGAAGTAACAACTTTTGATGTCCAAGTCGCTGAGTTTATTCGTAACCATAAGAAAACTGGTACTGCGACAGATGACGAAATTAACAATGACCTTGTAATTCCTTTTGCACTTGATGTTGAAGGAATTGAAAATCTGTTGCAACGTATTCAAGATGCAGGTATTGCAATCACGGATAACGAAGGAAACCCAAGTGAACGTGTTCTAAGTACTGAGGAAGAACCCGAACTTAGCGATGAGGATTTAATTGGTTCTACATCTGCCAAGGTTAACGATCCTGTTCGCATGTATTTGAAAGAAATTGGGGTTGTACCTCTTCTTACAAACGAAGAAGAAAAAGAGTTGGCTCTTGCTGTTGAAGCAGGTGATGTTGAAGCTAAGCAACGTCTAGCAGAAGCTAACCTTCGTTTGGTTGTGTCTATCGCGAAACGCTATGTTGGACGTGGAATGCAATTCCTTGACTTAATCCAAGAAGGTAACATGGGGCTTATGAAAGCCGTTGATAAATTTGACTACTCTAAAGGGTTCAAATTCTCAACTTATGCAACTTGGTGGATCCGTCAGGCTATTACCCGTGCCATTGCTGACCAAGCTCGTACCATCCGTATCCCAGTTCACATGGTGGAAACAATTAACAAGCTTGTTCGTGAACAACGTAATCTTCTTCAAGAGTTAGGACAAGATCCTACTCCTGAGCAAATTGCAGAACGTATGGATATGACACCTGATAAGGTTCGTGAAATCCTTAAAATTGCTCAAGAACCAGTTTCTCTTGAAACACCAATTGGTGAAGAAGATGACAGCCACCTTGGTGACTTTATCGAAGATGAAGTGATTGAAAATCCAGTTGACTATACAACTCGTATCGTCTTGCGTGAGCAGTTGGATGAAGTTCTAGATACCTTGACTGATAGAGAAGAAAATGTTCTTCGTCTACGTTTCGGTCTTGATGATGGTAAAATGCGTACTCTAGAAGATGTGGGTAAAGTCTTTAATGTCACTCGTGAACGTATTCGTCAGATTGAGGCAAAAGCTTTGAGAAAACTTCGTCAACCAAGTAGAAGCAAACCGCTTCGTGACTTTATCGAGGATTAA
- the dnaG gene encoding DNA primase: MVDKRVIEEIKNNTNIVEIIGEVISLQKSGRNFLGLCPFHGEKTPSFNVVEDKQFYHCFGCGRSGDVFKFIEEYQQVTFADAVRILGERLGMHLETPVHNTAQHTSPHQNLYEMHDKAARFYHAILMTTKMGEEARNYLYKRGLTDDVIKHFMIGLAPAERSYLYQRLADDYSEKDLLDSGLFYLSESNQFFDTFHNRIIFPLFNDQGKVIAFSGRVWQETDSQTAKYKNSRATAIFNKSYELYHLDRVKKGSGKAPEIYLMEGFMDVIAAYRAGIENAVASMGTALTAEHVEHLKRFTKKVIITYDGDKAGQAATAKALKELGDLPVQIVQIPDAMDPDEYLQKNSPEDLAYLLSNTRISPIEFYIHHYKPSNSENLQAQIDFIEKIAPLIVKEPSITAQNTYIHLLTDYLPSFDYQQVEHVINESRVRQRQEKVKQVVNPTPITMSVSKQLTAVMRAEAHILYRMMEHPLVLNDYRLRDDFVFETPEFQTLYGLLINNGSITSEDLANQTREVENAWYQVLALDLPSEMSPEELKEVEESRNRALLNQQNLQIKKKVQKASHVGDTDTALEELERLIAQKRRME; encoded by the coding sequence ATGGTTGACAAGAGAGTCATCGAAGAAATCAAAAACAATACCAATATTGTCGAAATCATAGGAGAAGTAATTTCCTTACAAAAATCTGGACGGAACTTTTTAGGGCTCTGTCCTTTTCATGGTGAAAAGACCCCTTCCTTTAACGTAGTTGAAGATAAGCAGTTTTACCACTGTTTTGGTTGTGGCCGTTCTGGAGATGTCTTTAAATTTATTGAAGAATATCAACAAGTAACCTTTGCCGATGCAGTAAGGATTTTAGGTGAGCGTCTTGGGATGCATCTTGAAACTCCTGTACACAATACTGCTCAACATACGTCCCCTCATCAAAATCTTTATGAGATGCATGATAAGGCTGCACGCTTTTATCATGCTATTCTCATGACAACAAAAATGGGTGAGGAAGCAAGAAACTATCTCTATAAACGTGGTTTGACCGATGATGTCATTAAGCATTTTATGATTGGTTTAGCCCCTGCTGAACGTTCTTATCTCTACCAACGTTTAGCTGATGATTATAGCGAAAAGGACTTGCTGGATTCAGGTCTGTTTTATCTTTCCGAGAGTAATCAATTCTTTGATACCTTCCATAACCGGATTATATTTCCACTCTTTAACGATCAAGGTAAGGTAATTGCTTTTTCTGGTCGTGTTTGGCAAGAGACGGATTCTCAAACTGCCAAGTATAAAAATAGTCGAGCGACGGCAATTTTTAATAAGAGTTACGAATTATATCATTTGGATAGGGTAAAAAAAGGGTCTGGTAAGGCTCCTGAAATTTATCTGATGGAAGGTTTTATGGATGTCATTGCAGCCTACCGTGCTGGTATTGAAAATGCTGTAGCTTCCATGGGAACAGCCTTGACTGCTGAACACGTTGAACATCTCAAACGCTTTACTAAAAAAGTGATTATCACTTATGATGGTGATAAGGCAGGACAAGCAGCAACCGCTAAAGCTCTAAAGGAACTTGGTGATTTACCAGTTCAAATTGTTCAGATTCCAGATGCAATGGACCCTGATGAGTATTTACAAAAGAATTCTCCAGAGGATTTGGCTTATCTTTTATCCAATACTCGAATCAGTCCGATTGAGTTTTACATTCACCATTACAAACCTAGTAATAGTGAAAATCTTCAAGCACAGATTGATTTTATCGAGAAAATTGCACCTCTTATCGTCAAAGAACCATCTATCACAGCCCAGAACACCTATATTCATTTGTTGACGGATTATTTACCATCTTTTGATTATCAACAAGTAGAGCACGTTATTAATGAAAGTCGTGTTAGACAGAGACAAGAGAAGGTTAAGCAAGTTGTTAATCCGACACCAATTACTATGTCGGTTTCTAAACAATTAACGGCAGTCATGAGAGCTGAAGCACATATTCTTTATCGTATGATGGAGCATCCCCTTGTGTTGAATGATTATCGTCTGAGAGATGATTTTGTATTTGAAACTCCAGAGTTTCAGACCTTGTATGGTCTGCTGATTAATAATGGCTCAATCACTTCGGAAGATTTGGCTAACCAGACTAGAGAAGTTGAAAATGCTTGGTACCAAGTGTTAGCCTTGGATTTACCTTCTGAAATGTCTCCAGAAGAGTTAAAAGAAGTGGAAGAGTCGAGAAATCGTGCTCTGTTGAATCAACAAAATTTGCAGATCAAAAAGAAGGTTCAGAAAGCTAGTCATGTAGGTGATACTGATACCGCTTTAGAAGAGCTTGAACGCTTAATTGCCCAAAAAAGAAGAATGGAGTAA
- a CDS encoding ABC transporter ATP-binding protein gives MTAIVELKNATKIVKNGFDEEKIILNDVSLEIFEHDFITILGGNGAGKSTLFNSIAGTLPLTSGTIRIMGEDVTHFSPEKRAKYLSRVFQDPKMGTAPRMTVAENLLIAKFRGEKRGLFPRKLSAYKEEFQATIEKVGNGLEKHLDTPIEFLSGGQRQALSLLMATLKRPELLLLDEHTAALDPKTSVALMELTNDFINKDHLTALMITHHMEDALKYGNRLIVMKDGQIIQDLNKDEKAKMKISDYYQLFE, from the coding sequence ATGACAGCAATTGTTGAATTAAAAAATGCCACAAAAATTGTGAAAAACGGCTTCGACGAGGAAAAAATTATCCTAAACGATGTTTCACTTGAAATTTTTGAACATGACTTCATCACAATCTTGGGTGGAAATGGAGCAGGAAAGTCAACGCTCTTTAATAGCATTGCAGGAACTCTTCCCTTGACTAGTGGGACTATTCGCATCATGGGCGAAGATGTAACTCATTTTAGCCCTGAAAAGCGTGCCAAGTATCTTTCTCGTGTTTTTCAAGATCCAAAGATGGGGACAGCTCCACGTATGACAGTCGCAGAAAACCTTTTGATTGCTAAGTTTCGTGGAGAAAAACGTGGCTTATTTCCAAGAAAGCTCTCAGCTTATAAAGAAGAATTTCAAGCAACCATTGAGAAGGTTGGCAATGGTCTAGAGAAGCATTTGGATACACCGATTGAATTCTTGTCAGGTGGACAAAGACAGGCCTTGAGCCTCTTGATGGCAACCTTGAAACGTCCAGAGCTCCTTTTACTGGATGAACATACAGCTGCACTTGACCCTAAAACAAGTGTTGCCTTGATGGAATTGACAAATGACTTTATCAACAAGGACCATCTAACAGCTTTGATGATTACTCACCATATGGAAGATGCTCTCAAGTATGGAAATCGCTTGATTGTTATGAAAGATGGACAAATCATCCAAGATTTGAATAAGGATGAAAAAGCCAAGATGAAAATTTCCGATTATTATCAACTTTTTGAGTAG
- a CDS encoding ABC transporter permease, with the protein MIVSIISQGFVWAILGLGIFMTFRILNFPDMTTEGSFPLGGAVAVTLITQGVNPFLATLVAVGAGCLAGLATGLLYTKGKIPTLLSGILVMTSCHSIMLMIMGRANLGLLNTKQIQDVLPFSSEVNQLLTGLIFVTLVILLMLFFLDTKLGQAYIATGDNPDMARSFGINTGRMELMGLVLSNGVIALAGALIAQQEGYADVSRGIGVIVVGLASLIIGEVLFKSLTLAERLVTIVVGSISYQFLVWGVIALGFNTSYLRLYSALILATCLVIPTLKDKYLKGVKLSK; encoded by the coding sequence ATGATAGTATCGATAATTTCACAAGGATTTGTCTGGGCTATTCTAGGTTTGGGAATCTTTATGACCTTTCGAATCCTCAACTTTCCAGATATGACAACCGAGGGCTCCTTCCCGCTTGGAGGAGCGGTAGCAGTAACTCTAATTACACAAGGAGTCAATCCTTTTCTTGCTACCTTAGTAGCTGTTGGAGCAGGCTGTCTTGCAGGTTTAGCGACTGGTCTTCTTTACACGAAAGGGAAGATTCCAACACTCTTGTCTGGTATTTTGGTGATGACTTCGTGCCATTCTATCATGCTTATGATTATGGGGCGCGCAAACCTTGGACTCTTAAATACCAAGCAAATCCAGGACGTTCTTCCTTTCTCATCTGAGGTTAATCAGTTACTGACAGGTTTGATTTTTGTGACTTTGGTCATTTTACTCATGCTTTTCTTCCTAGATACCAAACTTGGACAGGCCTATATCGCTACAGGAGATAATCCAGATATGGCTCGTAGTTTTGGTATCAATACTGGACGTATGGAGCTTATGGGCTTGGTCTTGTCAAATGGTGTGATCGCACTTGCTGGCGCTCTTATCGCTCAACAAGAAGGCTATGCCGATGTCTCTCGTGGTATCGGGGTTATCGTAGTTGGTCTTGCAAGCTTGATTATCGGTGAAGTTCTCTTCAAGAGTCTAACTCTAGCAGAACGCTTGGTTACTATAGTTGTTGGTTCTATTAGTTACCAATTCTTGGTATGGGGAGTCATTGCTCTTGGCTTTAATACCAGCTACCTACGTTTATACAGTGCCCTTATACTAGCAACTTGTCTAGTAATTCCAACCCTTAAGGATAAATACTTGAAAGGAGTCAAATTAAGCAAATGA